One stretch of Henckelia pumila isolate YLH828 unplaced genomic scaffold, ASM3356847v2 CTG_477:::fragment_1, whole genome shotgun sequence DNA includes these proteins:
- the LOC140872791 gene encoding MOB kinase activator-like 1A has product MSAGPKYEYRWADGVQIKKPIEVSAPKYVEYLMDWIETQLDDESIFPQKLGTPFPSNFRDVVKTIFKRLFRVYAHIYHSHFQKIVSLKEEAHLNTCFKHFILFTCEFMLIDKKELAPLQELIESIVPY; this is encoded by the exons ATGTCAGCCGGCCCCAA ATACGAATATAGATGGGCAGACGGCGTACAAATAAAAAAACCTATTGAAGTTTCAGCTCCTAAATATGttgagtacttaatggattggATTGAAACCCAATTGGATGACGAGTCAATATTTCCTCAGAAGCTCG gCACACCTTTCCCTTCAAATTTCAGGGATGTTGTGAAGACCATATTCAAACGCCTGTTTCGTGTATATGCACATATATATCACTCCcattttcagaagattgtgagtCTCAAGGAGGAGGCACATCTAAATACATGTTTCAAGCATTTCATACTATTTACCTGT GAATTCATGCTGATAGACAAGAAGGAACTTGCTCCACTTCAAGAACTCATAGAATCCATTGTGCCATATTAA
- the LOC140872804 gene encoding uncharacterized protein has product MEPLGTGGIASSLSKQQIIFLILEFLGEENFEESARKLKEESGLSKVFFDLKELNLAASSLRKMFKRWAMEQPRIETACSVLKREMIFMILQFLGEEKLKESVHKLGQESKVLFDINYFDEQVQAGEWEEVNRYLSGFLNLNDNDQSNTIFVEIMKQKSFEKIVREQTEKFSSYRDAKSQRETLVHNLRRPIELNPLLRDKLEFPPLEASSLRKLIERYLPNSDDDDDRHDYDYDDDDDDGDGDGDGHGDDDYYDDNDNSKSEEIDYPEEVDEYGDDEDEQKMKRRLKRMVHPSQLENVLASYDK; this is encoded by the exons ATGGAACCGCTGGGAACAGGAGGAATTGCTAGCTCTTTGTCaaagcaacaaataattttccTTATATTGGAGTTCTTAGGTGAAGAGAATTTCGAGGAGTCCGCACGCAA GTTGAAAGAAGAATCTGGACTTTCTAAAGTTTTCTTTGATCTAAAAGAGCTTAACCTAGCTGCTTCAAGTTTAAGAAAAATGTTCAAAAG ATGGGCCATGGAGCAACCGCGAATAGAAACTGCTTGCTCTGTGTTGAAGCGAGAAATGATTTTCATGATATTGCAGTTTTTGGGTGAGGAAAAGCTGAAGGAATCAGTACACAA GTTGGGGCAAGAATCCAAAGTTTTATTTGATATAAATTACTTTGATGAGCAAGTACAAGCTGGTGAATGGGAAGAGGTTAATCGCTATCTAAGTGGATTTTTAAATCTAAATGATAATGATCAATCAAATACAATTTTTGTGGAGATCATGAAGcagaaatcatttgaaaaaatcgTCAG GGAGCAGACAGAGAAATTTTCAAGCTATAGGGATGCAAAGTCACAACGTGAAACTTTGGTTCATAATCTGAGAAGGCCAATAGAGCTTAATCCACTGTTGCGTGACAAGCTCGAATTTCCACCTCTTGAGGCTTCAAGTTTAAGAAAATTGATAGAAAGGTATTTGCCCAACAGtgatgacgatgacgatcgTCATGACTATGACTATGACGATGACGATGACGATGGCGATGGCGATGGCGATGGCCATGGCGATGATGATTACTATGATGACAATGATAACAGCAAAAGTGAGGAAATCGACTATCCAGAAGAAGTTGATGAATATGGAGATGACGAGGATGAACAGAAAATGAAAAGGAGGCTTAAGAGGATGGTTCATCCATCTCAATTGGAAAATGTTCTTGCTAGCTATGATAAATAA